In one Streptomyces marincola genomic region, the following are encoded:
- a CDS encoding PP2C family protein-serine/threonine phosphatase: MEPTVTPRRTAWLRRFLLPGEPALRLGRLNVSWLLPAVLLAAIAVGDWNSTGDFRVINWIVLVPGIAAALCGVAATALFGVLVVIVYAALDQSWDYSYQKGPADFLLVVASAALAVFASWLRGRARGHVQRVLNAADAIRLAVLRPIPPGAGGLESASVYLTADVEGRVGGDFFDVQPSPHGARVLLGDVQGKGTSAVDAAAAVLSAFREAAYHEGDLAVVAGRLESRMRRHNAYSAALGQGDERFATAVLVGFPAAADAEWIELVNFGHGGPVVLGRSGPRALPEGDGAPLGLAGLTGALPPVVRVPFGRDETLLLVTDGVTEARDREGAFLPLADHLARAGDDRAPRSVVRLVEAAVLAHTRGRLGDDTAVLAVRRLPAGPPEPTG; encoded by the coding sequence GTGGAACCGACCGTGACGCCCCGCCGCACCGCGTGGCTCCGCAGGTTCCTGCTCCCCGGCGAGCCGGCGCTGCGCCTTGGCCGCCTGAACGTCTCGTGGCTGCTGCCCGCCGTTCTGCTGGCCGCCATCGCGGTCGGCGACTGGAACAGCACGGGCGACTTCCGGGTGATCAACTGGATCGTGCTGGTCCCAGGCATCGCGGCGGCGCTGTGCGGGGTGGCGGCGACGGCCCTGTTCGGCGTGCTGGTCGTGATCGTGTACGCGGCGCTCGACCAGTCCTGGGACTACAGCTACCAGAAGGGCCCGGCGGACTTCCTGCTCGTGGTGGCGAGCGCGGCGCTCGCGGTGTTCGCCTCCTGGCTGCGCGGGCGGGCGCGCGGGCACGTCCAGCGCGTGCTGAACGCGGCCGACGCGATCCGGCTCGCGGTGCTGCGCCCGATCCCGCCCGGCGCGGGCGGTCTCGAGTCCGCGAGCGTCTACCTGACCGCGGACGTCGAGGGCCGGGTCGGGGGCGACTTCTTCGACGTGCAGCCGTCGCCGCACGGCGCGCGGGTGCTGCTCGGCGATGTGCAGGGGAAGGGCACGAGCGCGGTGGACGCGGCGGCGGCGGTGCTGAGCGCGTTCCGTGAGGCCGCGTACCACGAGGGCGACTTGGCCGTGGTGGCCGGGCGCCTGGAGAGCCGGATGCGGCGGCACAACGCCTACTCGGCCGCGCTCGGGCAGGGCGACGAGCGGTTCGCGACGGCCGTGCTCGTGGGCTTTCCCGCCGCCGCGGACGCGGAGTGGATCGAGTTGGTCAACTTCGGGCACGGCGGTCCGGTGGTGCTCGGCCGCTCGGGGCCGCGGGCGCTGCCCGAGGGCGACGGCGCGCCGCTCGGCCTCGCCGGGCTGACCGGGGCGCTGCCGCCGGTGGTCCGGGTGCCGTTCGGCCGGGACGAGACGCTGCTGCTGGTGACGGACGGGGTGACGGAGGCGCGGGACCGCGAGGGCGCGTTCCTGCCGCTGGCCGACCACCTCGCCCGGGCGGGCGACGACCGCGCGCCGCGGTCGGTGGTCCGGCTGGTCGAGGCCGCGGTGCTGGCGCACACGCGCGGCCGGCTGGGCGACGACACGGCGGTCCTGGCGGTCAGGCGGCTGCCCGCCGGCCCGCCGGAACCCACGGGGTGA
- a CDS encoding helix-turn-helix domain-containing protein produces MTSSDVREHPDIPPQFGVALRKLRVGARLTLSQLARKVHYSKSHLSKVENGRQQPTPQFARLCDSALRADGALTALVPAKTAADGATGRGRGIGRREAMSVGAASVLGLGLVGPADPAPAEEGIALDIFRSLFDHFRRLGQVAGPQAVLPALAAQTRTLRDLAGRAKSPLRAPLLFLGSRYSEFTGWMAQEAGDERAALRWTNQAVALATASGDRELAVYADVRRALIAMYRGDAAETVALSRAAAAAPAGPRVHGLAALQEAQGHALAGDHDACRRSLDRGRVLLDQAADRGDETLGSRHVKDPAAMVTAWCLLDLGRPREAAEAFDAELAGLPKDAMRSHARYGARRCLSYAVAGEIDRACALTGDLLASADVVNSATVATDLQRLNRVLTRFHRHPAVRDLSPRLAASLSTAA; encoded by the coding sequence GTGACTTCCAGCGATGTGCGTGAACATCCTGACATTCCACCTCAATTCGGCGTGGCTCTCCGGAAGCTGCGGGTCGGTGCCCGTCTGACGCTGTCCCAGCTGGCCAGGAAGGTGCACTACAGCAAAAGCCATTTGAGCAAGGTCGAGAACGGGCGACAGCAGCCGACTCCGCAGTTCGCCCGTCTCTGCGATTCCGCCCTGCGGGCCGATGGCGCGCTGACCGCTCTCGTGCCCGCCAAGACGGCCGCCGACGGGGCGACGGGGCGCGGGCGCGGGATCGGCCGCCGAGAGGCCATGTCCGTGGGTGCCGCCTCGGTTCTCGGGCTCGGACTGGTCGGCCCGGCGGACCCCGCCCCCGCCGAGGAGGGCATCGCACTCGATATCTTCCGTTCGCTCTTCGATCATTTCCGCAGGCTGGGGCAGGTCGCCGGGCCACAAGCGGTTCTCCCTGCGCTCGCGGCCCAGACCCGAACGCTTCGCGACTTGGCCGGGCGGGCGAAGTCTCCTCTGCGTGCACCGCTGCTCTTCCTGGGCTCGCGTTACTCCGAGTTCACCGGCTGGATGGCCCAGGAGGCCGGGGACGAGCGCGCCGCTCTGCGTTGGACGAATCAGGCCGTCGCCCTCGCCACCGCCAGCGGCGACCGCGAACTGGCCGTCTACGCGGACGTCCGCCGGGCCCTGATCGCCATGTACCGCGGAGACGCGGCGGAGACGGTCGCGCTGTCGCGGGCGGCAGCGGCGGCACCGGCAGGGCCGCGTGTGCACGGACTCGCGGCCCTTCAGGAAGCTCAGGGGCACGCCCTGGCCGGAGACCACGACGCGTGCCGACGAAGCCTTGACCGGGGACGCGTGCTCCTGGACCAGGCAGCGGACCGCGGCGACGAGACCCTGGGCAGCCGGCATGTGAAGGACCCGGCTGCCATGGTCACAGCCTGGTGCCTGCTGGATCTGGGGCGCCCCAGGGAAGCCGCGGAGGCGTTCGACGCGGAGCTGGCGGGCCTGCCGAAGGACGCCATGCGTTCCCACGCCCGCTACGGGGCCCGGCGTTGCCTGTCGTACGCGGTCGCGGGCGAGATCGACCGGGCCTGCGCCCTGACCGGCGACCTTCTGGCGTCGGCGGACGTGGTGAACTCCGCGACGGTCGCCACTGATCTCCAACGCCTCAACCGTGTGCTGACCCGCTTCCACCGGCACCCTGCCGTCCGGGATCTGTCTCCCCGCCTGGCGGCCTCCCTGAGCACGGCCGCCTGA
- a CDS encoding metal ABC transporter permease, translated as MLELLDYPFMQRALLAALLIGVAAPAVGIYLVQRRQALMGDGIGHVALTGVALGFLLNTSPVWMAVAVSALGAVAMELLRSSGRARGDVALAMLFYGGMAGGVMIINLAPGGSTANLTSYLWGSVTTVSPDDITAIAFLSAFVLLICLGLRRRLFAVCQDEEFARVTGLPVRSLNLLLAVTAAATVTVAMRVVGLLLVSALMVIPVVAAQQATRGFAMTLALSVVIGVLVSVSGTVTSYYVDVPPGATIVLIALGLFLLISLLALPLARHRARRAEGRTTPAAAPEPAAHS; from the coding sequence ATGCTGGAACTCCTCGACTACCCCTTCATGCAGCGCGCCCTGCTGGCCGCGCTGCTGATCGGCGTCGCCGCCCCGGCCGTGGGCATCTACCTGGTGCAGCGCAGGCAGGCCCTGATGGGCGACGGCATCGGCCACGTGGCGCTGACCGGCGTCGCGCTCGGATTCCTGCTGAACACCAGCCCCGTGTGGATGGCCGTCGCGGTCTCCGCGCTGGGCGCGGTCGCCATGGAACTGCTGCGCTCCTCAGGGCGCGCACGCGGGGATGTCGCGCTCGCCATGCTGTTCTACGGCGGGATGGCCGGCGGCGTCATGATCATCAATCTGGCGCCCGGCGGCTCGACGGCGAACCTGACCTCGTACCTCTGGGGGTCGGTCACCACCGTCTCGCCCGACGACATCACGGCGATCGCGTTCCTCTCGGCGTTCGTCCTGCTGATCTGCCTCGGTCTGCGCCGCCGCCTGTTCGCCGTCTGCCAGGACGAGGAGTTCGCCCGCGTCACCGGCCTGCCGGTCCGCTCGCTGAACCTGCTGCTCGCCGTCACCGCCGCGGCCACCGTCACCGTCGCGATGCGCGTCGTCGGGCTGCTGCTGGTGAGCGCCCTGATGGTGATCCCGGTGGTGGCCGCGCAGCAGGCGACGCGCGGGTTCGCGATGACCCTCGCGCTGTCCGTCGTCATCGGCGTGCTGGTCTCCGTCTCCGGGACGGTCACCTCGTACTACGTGGACGTGCCGCCCGGCGCGACGATCGTGCTCATCGCCCTGGGCCTGTTCCTGCTGATCTCCCTGCTCGCCCTGCCACTGGCCCGGCACCGCGCCCGACGCGCCGAGGGCCGGACGACCCCCGCGGCGGCTCCGGAACCCGCCGCCCACTCGTGA
- a CDS encoding isoprenyl transferase, with product MTRRAMLAPARRREYRVPDPHPSGARPPKLPGELVPQHVAIVMDGNGRWAKQRGLPRTEGHKLGEQVVLDVVKGCLELGVSNLSLYAFSTENWKRSPDEVRFLMGFNRDVIDRRTDELDALGVRIRWAGREPRLWKSVVRKLQAAEERTRDNDAMTLYMCVNYGGRAEIADAAARLAEDVAAGRISPDKVNERTLSRYLYFPDMPDVDLFLRPSGEQRTSNYLIWQSAYAEMVYQDVLWPDFDRRNLWDACVEYASRDRRFGGAIPNEAPRPPAS from the coding sequence ATGACCCGCCGCGCAATGCTGGCGCCCGCTCGGCGTCGCGAGTACCGGGTTCCCGACCCGCACCCGTCCGGTGCGCGTCCTCCCAAGCTGCCCGGCGAGCTGGTGCCCCAGCACGTCGCGATCGTCATGGACGGCAACGGGCGGTGGGCCAAGCAGCGCGGACTGCCGAGGACCGAGGGCCACAAGCTCGGCGAGCAGGTCGTGCTCGACGTGGTCAAGGGCTGCCTCGAACTCGGCGTGAGCAACCTGTCGTTGTACGCCTTCTCCACGGAGAACTGGAAGCGCTCACCGGACGAGGTCCGCTTCCTGATGGGCTTCAACCGCGACGTGATCGACCGGCGCACCGACGAGCTCGACGCGCTCGGCGTGCGCATCCGGTGGGCCGGGCGCGAGCCCAGGCTGTGGAAGTCGGTGGTCCGCAAGCTCCAGGCGGCCGAGGAGCGCACCCGGGACAACGACGCGATGACCCTGTACATGTGCGTCAACTACGGCGGGCGCGCCGAGATCGCGGACGCCGCCGCGCGCCTCGCCGAGGACGTCGCCGCCGGCCGGATATCGCCCGACAAGGTCAACGAGCGGACCCTGTCCCGGTACCTGTACTTCCCGGACATGCCCGACGTCGACCTCTTCCTGCGGCCGTCGGGGGAGCAGCGCACCTCGAACTACCTGATCTGGCAGAGCGCCTACGCGGAGATGGTCTACCAGGACGTCCTGTGGCCCGACTTCGACCGGCGCAACCTGTGGGACGCGTGCGTCGAGTACGCCTCGCGCGACCGCCGCTTCGGCGGGGCCATCCCGAACGAGGCCCCCCGCCCCCCGGCCTCCTGA
- a CDS encoding toll/interleukin-1 receptor domain-containing protein, with amino-acid sequence MPDSYAVFVNYRTGDEETAAAFIHSHLARLLGKERVFFDSTSIRGGELFPRKLLSAVRRSDVLLAVIGTEWATFAHQDGGPALLRADDWIHRELKEALTCGVPVIPILVGERGRLKRDELPEALAPLIDVQYLRFDHRSAAIDLGRITDEVAAHVPGLADATGQAGQGAPRRADDRSPAAEVSNTAGDVHGTSGQFHDMQAEQVTLSNSGNVLNRPTGPVHTGQHGVQLNGGQDFSGGGDTFFGGDHRGPAPRRRRDRESGTQ; translated from the coding sequence ATGCCCGATTCCTACGCCGTCTTCGTCAACTACCGCACGGGAGACGAGGAGACAGCCGCGGCCTTCATCCACTCCCACCTGGCGCGGCTCCTCGGGAAGGAGCGCGTCTTCTTCGACAGCACGTCCATCCGGGGCGGTGAGCTCTTCCCCAGGAAGCTGCTCAGTGCCGTACGCCGAAGCGATGTCCTGCTCGCCGTCATCGGGACCGAGTGGGCGACCTTCGCCCACCAGGACGGTGGCCCCGCCCTGCTTCGCGCGGACGACTGGATTCACAGGGAGCTGAAGGAGGCCCTGACCTGCGGTGTCCCGGTGATCCCGATCCTCGTCGGGGAACGCGGCCGGCTCAAGCGCGACGAGTTGCCGGAGGCACTCGCGCCCCTGATCGATGTCCAGTACCTGCGGTTCGATCACCGGAGTGCCGCCATCGACCTCGGCCGGATCACCGATGAGGTGGCCGCGCACGTGCCCGGTCTCGCGGATGCCACCGGGCAGGCGGGCCAAGGGGCCCCGCGCCGGGCCGACGACCGGTCGCCGGCGGCCGAGGTCTCGAACACCGCGGGAGACGTGCACGGCACAAGCGGTCAGTTCCACGACATGCAGGCCGAGCAGGTGACGCTGAGCAACAGCGGGAATGTCCTCAACAGGCCGACGGGGCCCGTTCACACGGGCCAGCACGGTGTCCAGCTCAACGGCGGCCAGGACTTCTCCGGCGGCGGGGACACCTTCTTCGGCGGCGACCACAGGGGCCCGGCACCTCGCCGACGGCGTGACCGGGAGAGCGGCACTCAGTGA
- a CDS encoding metal ABC transporter ATP-binding protein, which produces METVISLAKVTAELGGRPVLRGIDLTVRTGEAVALLGANGSGKSTAVRAAVGQVPVTGGEAALFGSPVRRFRDWARVGYVPQRSTAAGGVPATIREVVTAGRLGRRRLRPLGRADRAAVDRAIGLVGLADRASDSVDALSGGQHQRVLIARALAGEPDVLIMDEPLAGVDLDSQQVLARTLRAQLERGVTVLLVLHELGPLQPLIDRAVVLADGRVQRTVEHPGRLPETQTACHPPTDPEPSARPTLQTGIL; this is translated from the coding sequence ATGGAGACCGTCATATCGCTGGCCAAGGTGACCGCCGAGCTGGGCGGGCGCCCGGTGCTGCGCGGTATCGACCTGACCGTGCGCACGGGCGAGGCGGTCGCCCTGCTCGGTGCCAACGGCTCCGGCAAGTCGACCGCCGTCCGCGCGGCGGTGGGCCAGGTCCCGGTCACGGGCGGTGAGGCCGCCCTGTTCGGCTCCCCGGTCCGCCGGTTCCGCGACTGGGCCCGCGTCGGGTACGTGCCGCAGCGCTCCACGGCGGCCGGCGGCGTGCCGGCGACGATCCGCGAGGTCGTGACCGCGGGGCGCCTGGGCCGGCGCCGCCTGCGCCCCCTCGGCCGGGCCGACCGGGCCGCCGTCGACCGGGCGATCGGCCTGGTCGGGCTGGCCGACCGGGCCTCGGACTCGGTGGACGCCCTCTCCGGCGGGCAGCACCAGCGGGTGCTGATCGCCCGCGCGCTGGCCGGCGAGCCGGACGTCCTGATCATGGACGAGCCGCTGGCCGGCGTCGACCTGGACAGCCAGCAGGTGCTCGCACGAACGCTGCGGGCCCAGCTGGAGCGCGGCGTCACCGTGCTGCTCGTGCTGCACGAGCTCGGCCCGCTCCAGCCGCTGATCGACCGCGCCGTGGTGCTCGCCGACGGCCGCGTGCAGCGCACCGTGGAGCACCCAGGGCGGCTGCCCGAGACGCAGACGGCCTGCCACCCGCCCACCGACCCCGAGCCGTCCGCGCGGCCCACGCTCCAGACCGGAATCCTGTGA
- a CDS encoding Fur family transcriptional regulator translates to MGTAEPPVRGRSTRQRAAVAAALAEVDEFRSAQELHDMLKHRGDSVGLTTVYRTLQSLADAGEVDVLRTSDGEAVYRRCSTDDHHHHLVCRSCGKAVEVEGPAVEKWAETIAREHGFRDVDHTVEIFGTCGDCAT, encoded by the coding sequence GTGGGGACGGCAGAACCGCCGGTTCGCGGCCGGTCGACGCGCCAGCGCGCGGCGGTGGCGGCGGCACTGGCCGAAGTCGACGAGTTCCGCAGCGCGCAGGAACTGCACGACATGCTCAAGCACCGCGGCGACTCGGTCGGCCTGACGACCGTCTACCGGACCCTCCAGTCGCTCGCCGACGCGGGCGAGGTCGACGTGCTGCGGACCAGCGACGGCGAGGCCGTCTACCGCCGTTGCAGCACCGACGACCACCACCACCACCTGGTGTGCCGCTCGTGCGGCAAGGCCGTGGAGGTGGAAGGCCCCGCGGTGGAGAAGTGGGCCGAAACGATCGCCCGCGAGCACGGCTTCCGTGACGTGGACCACACGGTGGAGATCTTCGGCACCTGCGGCGACTGCGCCACCTGA
- the recO gene encoding DNA repair protein RecO, translating into MSLFRDDGIVLRTQKLGEADRIITLLTRGHGRVRAVARGVRRTKSRFGARLEPFSHVDVQFFARGSALIGRGLPLCTQTETIAPYGRHIVDDYGRYTAGTAMLETAERFTDHEGEPNVQQYLLLVGGLRTLAAGEHAPGLVMDAFLLRSLAVGGYAPSFDDCAKCGLPGPNRFFSVAAGGSVCTDCRVPGSVVPSGEALRLLGALLTGDWATADRAEARHVREGSGLVSAYLHWHLERGLRSLRFVEKG; encoded by the coding sequence ATGAGCCTGTTCCGCGACGACGGCATCGTGCTGCGCACCCAGAAGCTGGGCGAAGCGGACCGGATCATCACACTGCTCACGCGCGGTCACGGCCGCGTGCGCGCGGTCGCGCGCGGCGTGCGGCGCACGAAATCGCGCTTCGGCGCGCGCCTGGAGCCGTTCTCGCACGTCGACGTGCAGTTCTTCGCGCGTGGGAGCGCGCTTATCGGCCGCGGGCTGCCGCTGTGCACCCAGACCGAGACCATCGCGCCGTACGGACGGCACATCGTCGACGACTACGGCCGGTACACGGCGGGCACCGCCATGCTGGAGACGGCGGAGCGGTTCACCGACCACGAGGGGGAGCCGAACGTCCAGCAGTACCTCCTGCTCGTGGGCGGCCTGCGCACCCTGGCCGCGGGGGAGCACGCGCCGGGGCTCGTCATGGACGCGTTCCTGCTGCGTTCGCTGGCCGTCGGCGGGTACGCGCCCAGCTTCGACGACTGCGCCAAGTGCGGCCTCCCCGGGCCGAATCGCTTCTTCTCCGTGGCGGCGGGCGGCTCGGTGTGCACCGACTGCCGCGTGCCGGGCAGCGTGGTGCCATCGGGCGAGGCGCTGCGCCTGCTGGGGGCCTTGCTGACGGGGGACTGGGCGACCGCGGACCGCGCCGAGGCCCGGCACGTGCGCGAGGGCAGCGGGCTGGTCTCGGCCTACCTGCACTGGCATCTGGAGCGGGGGCTGCGCTCCCTGAGGTTCGTCGAGAAGGGCTGA